The window AGGCAGCGGCTCCGTAGGGGCGGCCGCTGGTTACTACGCCACCCGCGCCGGACTGAAGGTGCTGATGATCGATGCGCATCTGCCGCCGCATCAGCAGGGAAGCCATCATGGCGACACGCGATTAATCCGTCACGCTTACGGCGAAGGCGAGAAATATGTCCCGCTGGTGCTGCGCGCCCAGACGCTGTGGGATGAACTCTCCGCCGACGCTGAGGAGCCCGTTTTTGTCCGCTCCGGGGTGATCAATCTGGGTCCCGCTCACTCGGCGTTTCTTGCCAACGTCGCCAGCAGCGCGAAGCAGTGGCAGCTCAACGTCGAACAACTGGACGCCGCCGCCATCATGGCGCGCTGGCCGGAAATTCGCGTACCCGATGATTATATCGGCCTGTTTGAAGCCGACTCCGGCTTTTTACGCAGCGAACTGGCGATCAAAACCTGGATTCGGCTGGCGAAAGAGGGAGGTTGCGCCCAGCTTTTCAACTGCCCGGTAACGGCAATTCATCACGATGAGGATGGCGGCGTCACGGTTGAGACGGCAGACGGCGAATATCGCGCGAAGAAAGCGCTGGTCAGCGCGGGAACCTGGGTGCAGAAGCTGCTGCCCGACCTGCCTGTCCAGCCCGTGCGCAAAGTGTTTGCCTGGTATCAGGCGGATGGCCGCTACAGCAGCAAAAACAACTTTCCCGCCTTTACCGGCGAGCTGCTCAACGGCGATCAGTTCTATGGCTTCCCGGCAGAAAACGACGCGCTGAAGATCGGCAGGCATAACGGCGGTCAGGTCATCCAGCACGAAGAAGAACGCAAGCCCTTCGCCGCGGTCGCCAGCGATGGCGCCGAAGCGTTCCCGTTCCTGCGCAACGTGCTTCCCGGCATCGGCTGCTGCTTATATGGCGCGACCTGTACCTACGACAATTCGCCGGATGAAGATTTCATCATCGACACGCTGCCCGGCCACGATAACACGCTGGTGATCACCGGTCTTAGCGGTCACGGCTTTAAATTTGCTTCGGTACTGGGTGAAATTGCCGCCGATTTCGCGCAAAATAAGCCGTCTGGCTTTGACCTGACCCCCTTCCGGCTGGCCCGTTTTACGGCCTGACGGCATAACGGCCTCGCCAGGAGGCCCTTTTTCTGGTGTGAATAACAATAATGCGTCGTCTGTTTCAGTTCTGGGTAAACAATATTCGCCAGCATTTTATGCTGTACATTTTCTTATGGTCGCTGCTGGCGATTCTGGACGTTATTTACATCTACTTCTTCTGACCGTCGCCCTGAC is drawn from Citrobacter rodentium NBRC 105723 = DSM 16636 and contains these coding sequences:
- the solA gene encoding N-methyl-L-tryptophan oxidase, with the translated sequence MTYDLLIAGSGSVGAAAGYYATRAGLKVLMIDAHLPPHQQGSHHGDTRLIRHAYGEGEKYVPLVLRAQTLWDELSADAEEPVFVRSGVINLGPAHSAFLANVASSAKQWQLNVEQLDAAAIMARWPEIRVPDDYIGLFEADSGFLRSELAIKTWIRLAKEGGCAQLFNCPVTAIHHDEDGGVTVETADGEYRAKKALVSAGTWVQKLLPDLPVQPVRKVFAWYQADGRYSSKNNFPAFTGELLNGDQFYGFPAENDALKIGRHNGGQVIQHEEERKPFAAVASDGAEAFPFLRNVLPGIGCCLYGATCTYDNSPDEDFIIDTLPGHDNTLVITGLSGHGFKFASVLGEIAADFAQNKPSGFDLTPFRLARFTA
- a CDS encoding YceO family protein encodes the protein MRRLFQFWVNNIRQHFMLYIFLWSLLAILDVIYIYFF